The DNA window GAAAACCCATTTCATATTGACTTCATCAACTTGGATCAGACTTCGGGAGTCTAATGCCAGGTGGTTcgttgtcagcatatttaaaacacagtgcAATTTGGGAAAAGGCTTCCAGGCAATAATCATTCCAATTTCAGGTGCACAACAAAGCTTAAGGTATGACACCGAGACTCCTTCGCAAAGTATGTGTGACTATGAGGATGGGTTCTATAGCTATTAGGCCTAGcatctagtgtggtctctgactgaGATAGCATGAAGGTCAGCAAGCTATAAGGAACATGTGACATTTCCCCCAAGGACGGGTAATGGTCCAGAGAGGGAAGAGTCCAGAAATTTGGGTGAGTTCTGACTCTatagcaaaaggtagatgaggaCTGCCTCCACAGATAGCAAAAAGTCATCAGGTCATTAGCAAAATCCACTTCCAGCCATCTTGGTAGGAAAATGGGTATTTTATCCCCTCCACTGAGAAGAAGCTcttgtgtgtttaacattcctggtttctttaGTGATCTGTGGGTGCAAGGACCTTTGTGCccccagcaggaagaaagagaaaaaaaaatgcaaaaggaaGAGCAAGGCAGCACCAGGAATGGCAGCACCAGCATCACTTAGCTCTGGAGAGGGCTTCATAGCAGACAGTATCACAATGTGGGAATATGTGCGAGTGATCGtatggagaagcaggaagagagcttTACAGGCTAGgcttgttttacacacacacacacacacacacacacacacacacacacacacacacacatatcttggGTACAAATCAGATCCCTAGAGAAATAAATCAGCATCTTCTGAGGGTGATAACTCTACAGTGACCCAATTATACCCATCTTTTAAAGGTTCCACTACTTCTCAACACTGACTTTCTGAAGATCAAGCTTCTATCCCATGATTGTGGAACACTGAAACGATATACAAACCATAGCAATACCTTAGTAGCCATTACCTGGTTCACTGTCctcattctttgttttatataaataccgttctagttagggttactattgctgtcatgaaacaccatgaacaaagtaacttggggagaaaaaggtttatttggcttacccttgcacagcactgttcatcattgaaggaagtcaggacaggaactgaaatagggaaagaacctagaggcagtagctgatgcagaggccatggaggggagctgcttactagcttgatcctcatggcttgctcggcccaccttcttatagaacccaggaccagcagcccagggatggcaccacccaccacgggctgagccctccctcactgatcactaaatgagaaaatgccttacagctgggtctcattgaggcatttcctcaactgaggctccttcctctgatgactctaacttgtgtcaagttgacacacaaaaccaggcaGTTTTGAGATGGAGCAGTGAGAATGAATATACATACTAAATCAAATGCATAAAACttaaatatatgtaacatattactaattttaaatatgtggAAAGTGATatgcaatagaaaaaaatagaacaagatAAAGAGGAAGGAGTTAGGTGGAGGTTGCAAGGTTAGTCAGTGTCGACCTTAGTGAGGAAGAAAACACTTTGGTAAGGAACTAAGAACTACAGAACTTTTGTCCTATAACCATTGTGTGCAAACCTCTACCCCAAGGCAACCCTCACCAACACAGACAGGTCCCTAAATGCTTAATTCAAAATACCAGGCTCTGTTGTTTGTTACACCCAATATGAGGCAACTTGATATGAGGCTCCTGATCTTTACTTCTTTTAGCATTTCCTAAAAAGGACTTCTATTTGTGAATGTGCATCTCTCATAACTCAGAATCGGTTTTGTTCCTCTGGGATCTGAAAGTCTTGCTTTTGTTCATCAGATAGTTGTAAAATGTCTACTTATCCCTTTACACTGTGATAGCATCAAGAGTGAAGATTGAAGCCCCTGCCCTTCCCAAAGCCAAAGTCAACTCAAAGGCTTTAAGTGTCAAGAGACCCCTGCTGAAAAAGTCTACAGGCACAAAAAGATCTTCAAAAAGATCACCTCCCTTCCCAGAGGCAGCACAAGTACCTATGTACACACATGgaaaagtacacacatacacacacgcattaTATATGGTAAGGAACTGAGAACGAAATAACTTTTGCCCTATAACcactaataataatataatataataatataacataacataatatataatatataaattacatacacacaaaacacaaaaaagccGAGTGATATGAAGGTTtaatcacagacacagaaaacaataaTACTTAAATGTGGCAAGGTTTAAATCTCTAATTCTgaatcctgcctcaacttctgaGGATCTGTGAAGCTACTATAATGATTATCCACCCAAGTGGCTAACTACAAAGTGAATGAAGTGTGTCTCAAACGTGTATGTACTTTTACCTAACGTGCTACTGTTTTGGGTGACAGCATAATTCACTTAAAATCATTACTGAATTCAAAGTCACACTAAGTAATTATTAGTATTAAATCAACAAGCATCAATGTCACAACTATTATAATAAATGATTCTATGTAAAAATTCAGCATCAAAAGAGAAGTGTGGCCAGCACAGTACTAGGAGGTTTGAGGCAGGAAAATTCCCaagtgaggccagcctcatctactcatttcaaaacaaaagtgtataacaaaacaaaaaacaaaaaacaaaaaaaaaaaaaagaaaaagaaaaagaaaaaatgctatgGATTCCAGAGTTAGTCATTTGAAATCTGTCATCATTAAGGTGggtgacaagaaaaaaaactttgaatctatttctttctgtagagctgcaataaaaaaaaatcagtcttggGTGGCTTTCACAATTAAAGAGAAACAGTGCATATTTGGTGCTCGGCCATGTATTGTTAAAAAGCTGAGGTCAAATCACGCCTAAGAACTGGTACTTTTTCTTCGGGCATGACTGCTACCaaatgggttttttttctaaattgtagGGAAAACGAGAAAATGGTTGCAATGAAACAACCAGATCAGACATACCAAAGAGGGGGCAGAGAACTTCTCAAGTActgtcttttctttgtgtgtgacgTATCTGTGATGGGAAAGACCCTTACTTTGATTTACATCCGttaacaacaaaaagtaaacagaTGTGAGGCTCAGTGTGGCCGTTTTTAGTTTCAGATCCTGAAATGACCGTGGCTGAACAAGTACACGGAAAACACTGAACACTGACTTGGCCCGACAAGGCTCTCTTCTACGTTTTACTCATCCAGttacatccttaaaaaaaaaaaaaaaaaaaaaaatcaaacttttacACTCTTTCTTGCATCATGGCAGCGCGACAGACTATCGAGAAGCAGCCACAGTGTCCTTCCGCACTTTCCGCCAAGGTTAGCGCACACTCCCAAACCCCGGCATTCCGCCCCGCAGGGGAGCTAGCAGAGAGCGCGGCGGTCGCGTGGCTGCTCTTCTGCGGCGGCGCCCTACGTCATCGCCGGCGCGACGCCCCGctagggcggggcggggccgggcgaGAGGCGGGGCGGGTCCAGGGCGGGACGGGGCGGGGCGAGAGGCGGGGCGGGTCCAGGGCGGGACGGGGCGGGAGGCGGGCCGGGGCGAGTCCGAGGGCGGGGCCAGGGAGGGGCGGGAGCGGGGCGAGCCCCAAGAGGCGTCCTCGCTCGCCCTCTCATGGCCGCCCGTTTCCAGCCTTCGCGCCCTCGCTTGGCTCCCTCTCCCGGGGTCCGGCGCTGCGCGTGCGCCAACTTCCTGCCGCTAGGTCGGCCCCGCAGCGGGGGCGGCGACGACACCAGGGCCGGCGACACCAGGGCCGGCGGCGGCTGCGCACGCGATCTCCGCCTTCCCCAGCTCGGCTGGCCCTGAGGTCTCCCGCCCACCCGGCCGCCATGGCCGAGAAGGACTTCGCGGGGGAGCCGAGTCCTGCCTGCGTGGCGGCCTCCGCAGCGGCCCTGGAGGACCCGGACTCGCCTGGGACCCCGGACTCGCCTGGGACCCCGGAGTCCAGGGACTACGACAGCAGCTGCGTGTTCTGCCGCGTGGCGGCCGGCCAGGAACCCGACACTGAACTCTTGCACTGCGAGGTGGGCGGCGACAGGCCGGGGTGGGTGGGGACCCGaccgccctgccctgccctgccttgcCCGCTGAACCCTGACTCTGGGTGGACCCTGACGTCTCCCTGGGACCCCAGACGCCTGCCGCGGGCCCCTTGGCTGCCCTGTGGGCAGAGACGGTAGCCGTAGAGCCAGGCACCGTCGCCTCCCTCTGCACTTCAGTGCCCTGGCTTTTGGCGTGGGGAGTCTTTCTCCTCTCTAGAttgtcgttttttttttaaattctgcatACTTCTGCGAGCAGAAAAATAAGATCGTGGATGTGGTGGCGAAGTGTGAGTTTGGCTGAAAAAAAATAGGCAGGGATGGGGTTTCCGGGACCGGATCGGAAGTCGGAAGTGTTCCTTGAGCAGCTCGTGGCTTGtaagtggctacaccactgaagaaaatgtctcctccCCCATCAGCGATGAGTCAGGTTCAGTCCTGTGCAGACCAAGGAAGGGCGGATAATCCGTAGCTGCTGCGAGTTCTAGAGTCCAATGGCCTTGTCATGCCTGGAAGTCATTATTCCGTAAAACTCCCCCTTTCCTCTggctctaactttttttttttaatcccatccCGAATAAAGAGTTAATCAGTCCTTCTAGAGGGATTAATCATCTTGCACTTAAATTCTCATGTTGCAAACATGTTGCACTTAAATTCAGATGTTGTAAACATCTGAACCGATTGGACATATATAAGGTGTGGTTGGACATATATAAGGTGTGGTATACTTACATAATTAAGTATAGAGTAAATTATTTGATTTGGAATAATCAGAGTTACCAGCATTATGAAGAATTTGCTTGGGAAACCTTCCcaacaaaagacagagaaaatttctCAATTCACAGATCTCTGTATGCTTTTCTTActgtatttttcaaaattcatttaagCAAAGAGTATTACCACATATTCTTAGCGGAGAGGATACCAGTTCCATTCCAAAGACAGTGTCTTACTCTTTGTGTATGAGACACAGGTATACATATAATGTACATAAATACCATGGCTGGCGTTCGTATCTCATGGTATTGACTTGCATTATCTTTAAGGGCTCTTAGGAACagctgggcagttgtggcacaagcctttatatatacagagtgagatcaagtgcagccaaggctacacagagaaaaggggggggctcttagaaatggaaaatggaaaaaaaccgAGAAACCCTAGATTAAATTTCGCCATGTTTGCACCCATACTTAGCAAATATCTCCGTGCTGATTTAACTCCTCTTTGGTTAATCATAATTGTCCCGACACCTTAGATAGCATGGTGCTAAGAGGTTCTTTAATTTGTGCTTCCTTGTTTTATACATCAAGGTACAATTATTAGGAAGAAATTATTGTAGCTGTTTTAAGCCAAATAGCCCATGGTGTGGTGGTTTTATCTTaactttttctaaaatattccATTGATAGCCGTGCTTATCTGCCACTTAGGCTGAAATAAAATGGATCACAGTGTAGTTTTTGTGCTTGTTATCTTAGATGACTAAAATTAATAGTATAGGTATGAGGCTCTCATGACATTGAATTCTAATTTCTAGAATGGAGAATGGATGGGTAACAGTGTATCCAGGGAATTTTGCTGAGAAATACTGTTTATtgatttaacttttaatttttactgaAGAAAGCTTACAGTAGAGATGGGAAAACGTATAGTGAAATTTAAAgccaaaatttctttttttctttttggttttttaagacaaggtttctctgtgtagctctggctgacctagaactctctctgtagaccaggctggcctcgaactcaaagagatccacctgcctctgcctcccaagctctgggattaaaggaatgcaccaccactggctAAAACTGAGATTTCTGGTAAAGAAGTTTTAATGAATTTTACTTATAACTGTTCCTTGAAATTGACTTAATATAATACATAACTCATGACAGAAGCTAAATCTTGTTTTTTGTGAATTTAAGTAAGGCACAGTCATAAAATTGCTCATAAGGATAAATTGTAACATTAATGCCATTTTCCTTTCGTAGATTTATAGTGCTTAAGTCACAGCAGAGCCGAATATGTtgagacttttttaaaatttactaacAAATATGCCTTCCTCTTTAGAACGAAGACCTAGTTTGCTTCGAAGATATCAAACCAGCGGCACATCATCATTATCTTGTGGTGCCAAAGAAGCATATTAGAAATTGCAAGGAACTAAACCGAGATCAAGTAGAAATGGGTAAGATGATAACAGTATGCTTTGTGGCTATATCACATTGAACTGTCTTTATATATGGCAGTGACAGTTAATAAGAAAATTATCAAGAAGAAACTAAGAGCTTTTCAAacattcctttgtttgtttgttttttgtttttaagacagtgtttctctttgtaacagctctggctgtcctggaactggctctataCGATAGCCTggctttgatctcacagagatccacttgtctctgcctcccaagtgctaggattaaaggcatgcaccaccatcgccctgTGAAacattctattaaaaaaataaatagacatattaaaaataagcattttgggggttggggatttagctcagcggtagagcccttgctagaggccctgggtttgatcctcagttccaaaaaaaaaaaaaaatgcattttgttttttaaataatttatatatttttattttatgtcctcTGGCATTTTGCCTTCAtgaatgtctgtgagggtgtcagatcttggagttacagacagttgtgagctgccatgtggctgctgggaattaagcctggatcctctggaaagagcagtcagtgctctttaaacactgagccatccctcaagCCCTAGAAAATAAGTtttaaggagctggagaggtagctcagtagttaagagtgcttcttGTTCTTCCAGAGTGCTCAATTTGTTCCTAACATCCATGTTGGGTTGCTCACaattgcctgcaactccagctccaggggatctgacattctcttctggcttctgtgggcccCTTCACACACGcagcatatacacacaggcatacacacataaataacaataaatcttttttttaaaaaaagagaagaaagtgagTTTCAAAATCATCAAATTAAGTGTCTACCAGGGAAAAGGGTGCTGAGGATATTGCtttgtgtaaataaaacactgattggccagtagccaggcaggaagtattaggcgggacaagcagagaggagaaggctgggaagtggaaggctgaggcagggggcgctgccagccgccaccacgagaagatgttaagatacgggtaagccatgagccacgtggcaacttatagatgaatagaaatgggttgatttaagatataagaacagttagtaagaagcctgccacggccatacagtttataagcgatataagtctctgtgtttacttggttgggtctgagcagccgcgggactggtgggtgagagagatttgtcctgactgtgggccaggcaggactggagaaaactctagctacaaaagggagctgaagagatggctcagaggttaagaacactttctgctcttctagaggacctgggtttggtttccagcacctacatggcagcttacaactatctataactctagtttcacCGGATCCGACGCCTATTCTGACCTATGTGGACtgtcacatggtgcacagatatacacatacattaaaaaataaaagtaattaattaaaaaatatcagaaagagacaagcaaagacaaaataaatatccaAAAGGAAGTAAAGTTTTAATGAGCTTACTGTATcccataatataatataatttctttcttgtcttaCAGTTGAGAGCATGGTAGCTGTTGGTAAAGCCATTCTTGAGAGGAATAATTTCACCGACTTTACAGATGTGAGGTAAGTATGCTTTGCGTAGAAACCAACAttagttattaatttttatgaaatttgttTTCCACGAAATAGGAAGTAGCAGTGGTAGAGTTTATACTTCAGATGTAGTATTCCTGGAAGTGAGAATGTAGTTCATTGAAGTATAAACTTAATAAACCTTCTGTTTATGCCTCAATATCTTCTGAAAACCTTGACTTGTACTATGGACAGACAAATGTATCTAAACAATAAATAGGTAAAATAGAAGTCCCCTTTTTGTTGTTCTATATCTTAATTCCTTTAAAATTGGGTAACGAGAATTTACTTATGCAAACTTACATGGTTTAAAAATTCATTGTTGGGCTGGCTgctggtggagcatgcctttaatccctttaATGCACTCAGGAGGCGTGGGCAGGTGAATCTTGAatcgagtccagcctggtttacagagcaagttctaggacatctagggctccatagagaaaccctgtcttgaaaaccaaaagaacaaaacaaaacaagaagatgaTTCTGTAGGTAACAGTGCTTGCAGTACAACCCTAAGGACCTGGGGTTGAGTCTCAAAATTCGAGTAGAAACCCAGCATGGCTGTAAGCTTACCTGTAGTTCCAATAGGttaggagcagagacaggaggatttctggggcttgctggctgccagtctgTCTCCAAGACTCAGAAGAAAGGTCCTGTCTCAAGATAGATGATAGACCAGGGCACCCAATGTCATTTAATGGAGATGCATGAGTATACATACCGgccacacatgtacaaacacaacaTTATTAGGCTTCTAGCGTGAAATTAACTTGAGTTCACTGCTTACTGAACTGAACTCTAGCATTTAACAAAGTTTGAGGAAACACCCATaacatttaattgatttttaagagtttaaatgttttctatttaaaagaataatcttataaatgttttataaggCAAGACATTATTGAATTATTAACAAATAGTCTAAATTCTTTTAGTATTTAACAAACTTATCTGATGACAAGaagctttttgattttttttttttttttttggtgatgatCAGATTGCTCTTACTACAGGAATGTTGGTAACTGAGTATTTTGTTCGAGGTGAAAGCCTGCCATCTACTGGCTATGTCTTAAAGTAAAGGTCCACTACCTGAATGTCTAGTACATTTGCTTTGAGATTCATTACAGGAGCATGTCTTTGCAGAAGTAAGCTTCTTATGCTAAGTACCGAAGTGACTGGTGATAATGCAACTCCCACTTTCTAGGGGATGTATGAGGCTTTCTTTGATAAATGGTGTGTATTGTCTATGAACTTCAACATGAGGGACTTGGGGAATACTCAAgagcataaagaaaacaaaaatgatctgTGAATGGTAATTTGCTCACCTTTGGATAGTTTTAATCTTATGTGATTTACAAGTAATTTAAAACTACTCGAAAGTGATTTGTCAATAACCTCTTCTGTTTCAGAATGGGTTTCCATATGCCACCATTCTGTTCCATTTCTCATCTGCACCTTCATGTCATAGCACCAGTGAAACAGTTTGGCTTCTTATCAAAATTGATTTACAAACCAAATTCTTACTGGTTTGTCACAGTAAGTAATACAATCAAATACTGTTATACCAGCAGCATACCAACATATTTGAAgtggttgttctttttttttttttcgtgatAGCACTAACTAGACACACAGAGTTCTGTTTGGCTTGAACACTTATTTGAACAAACAGACATATCCAAAAATgtatacacttatttatttattttgcattgaTGAATGTTGAACCAGGGTCGTCTTACGCTACTAGGCAGGATTTTCTTCTGTTGCTATATCTCAAACCCCCCACACCccgattttgagacagggttttgtgtgtCATCCAGATGGGCCTTGAAATTGGAATCCTCCTACCACAGTCTTCTAAGGATCTGGTACTGCGAGCTCATGCTACAATTCCTACTTccaagtaatatttttaatttgagggAAATTTCTGGGCAATCTAATTCTATAAGATGAAAAACAGGAAATATATAGCAAAGCAGAGCTTTAAGAATTCAGATCTGGTTATAAATGCAGGCTTTTCTCACTTGAAAGATcatatacagatttttttaaaaagctcataTTCTTTTTGCTCTGTGGTACTGGGGGACTGAGTGCAGTTCAGTATTTTCATATTTCCTCTGCTGGTACATACATGCAGTCTTCTTCCTATCACACCCCTACCATAGTGGTCTGCTTATTGTCATCAAAGAAGCAACAGTAACACATCATCACTATCCAAAGTCCTTAGCGTACTTTGGGTTCCACTCTTACTGCTGTACTTTCTGTAGGTTTTGACAAATGTATGACATGTATCCATAATTGTAGGTTCACACAGAATAGTTTTACTTCCTTAAAAATCctctttgctttgtgtcttagttaggatcttattactgtgaagagacaccatgaccacagcaactcttataaaggaaaacattgaattgttgggggcttacagttcagaggtccattgtcatcatggtgggaagtatggcagagtgcaggcagaTGGTACAGGAGGGGTAgctcagagtcctacatctggatctgcagacagcagggacatacagtgagccactaggcctggcttgagcttttgaaacccccacccagtgacacacttcctccaacaaggccacacacctccaataatgtcactccctatgagtctatgggggacattttcatcCAGGCCACCACACTTTGCCTCTCCGTTTTATCCTTCCTTCTTAGCTACCACCGATCTTTTTAATGTTTCCAAATTATTCCTcttcagaattctctctctctctctctctctctctctctctctctctctctctctccctctctccctctccctctccccctccccctccccctccccctccccctctccctctctctccctcccttcctccctccttccctccctccctccctcccccgactttttgagacagactctcactatgtagctctggctgtcctggaatttagcccaggctggcactgaactcacagagatctgcatgcttctgcctcccgagtgttgggattacagcatgTGTTACTACTTTGAGGCTTCAGAATTGCTTATAATTGGAATCTCACAGGATATAACCTTTTCAGATTGACTTATTTCATTTGGTAATATGTACTTGTTTCTTATGTATCTCATTTAAGAAATCTTCAATATTGCATGTATTTTTCTTGTAGAAActtcttaatatttaatttagCCTGTTTTTATAGAGTTCTTTTACTATATATTATAAAagtattgtattttttttgtaagttacttTTTAAGAACAAAATGTGTAGTTCTTTGCTCTTTGATGTCACAAGGACATAGTTACCTAATAGAGGCAGTAGTAACTAGAAAGAACCATATGTTcatgtttgttcttttttcttcttattgttaCAGGTTGATCATTTGCTTGAAACACTAAGAAAGTAAAAATGCAAACCATGGACAAGTTCCTTAACCTACAGTTAAGCTACAGTTTTGCTCTCTTTGGAGTCTAACTGCACTCTGAAGGTTTGCTGCTATACACAGCACTACAACTGAAGAGCCTTACAGTTTCCTTGAATGTCTGTTTTTCAGATCTGTAATACAGTTGAGTACTGAGTcactgatttctttgttttgatgcTTACCTATGTAAGGTTTTACACTTGAGATACTGTAACTAAATGTTTGTTTAGCACAAATCCTGCTAATCAAGATGCATTGTATATTTTTCAAAGTTCAGGTTTCATTTGTTAGTAGTCTTAATAATAATTTATGATGAGTAAATT is part of the Peromyscus leucopus breed LL Stock chromosome 8a, UCI_PerLeu_2.1, whole genome shotgun sequence genome and encodes:
- the Hint3 gene encoding histidine triad nucleotide-binding protein 3 encodes the protein MAEKDFAGEPSPACVAASAAALEDPDSPGTPDSPGTPESRDYDSSCVFCRVAAGQEPDTELLHCENEDLVCFEDIKPAAHHHYLVVPKKHIRNCKELNRDQVEMVESMVAVGKAILERNNFTDFTDVRMGFHMPPFCSISHLHLHVIAPVKQFGFLSKLIYKPNSYWFVTVDHLLETLRK